The genomic window CGGCGACCATATCGGCGCGGTCGATTACCTGCGCAAGAATCTTCCGGCCAAAGTGGCTATCGGCAGTGAGGATGTCCCGATGCTTTCTGATCCGGCTCAAAATCTTTCGTTAGAATTGGGTTTGGCCATAAATACCGATTCACCGGAAATCGTATTATCAGAAGGCGATCAAGTAGAAGTGGGCGATATCGCCCTTGAGGTGGTCCATACTCCGGGTCATACCGCCGGCGGGATCAGCCTGGTCGGCGAGGGATTCGTGATCGGGGGCGATCTGGTGTTTGCCGGTTCTATCGGGAGGGTTGACCTGCCGGGAGGTGATTACGGCACGATTTTGA from Candidatus Zixiibacteriota bacterium includes these protein-coding regions:
- a CDS encoding MBL fold metallo-hydrolase translates to MVERYGKLAVECLTVGMLEVNCYLVYHTGSKAGIVVDPGEEGERILSRVKQADLKIETIVLTHGHGDHIGAVDYLRKNLPAKVAIGSEDVPMLSDPAQNLSLELGLAINTDSPEIVLSEGDQVEVGDIALEVVHTPGHTAGGISLVGEGFVIGGDLVFAGSIGRVDLPGGDYGTILSSIKEKILPLGDEYVIFPGHGPATSVAQEKLFNPFLMGER